One Mercenaria mercenaria strain notata chromosome 12, MADL_Memer_1, whole genome shotgun sequence DNA segment encodes these proteins:
- the LOC128547591 gene encoding loricrin-like, whose translation MVLLSHFSLLLHLYKHGGGDSGGGRRGIGSSSSGGGSGSSGSGGGGSGSGGDGRIIGSGSSSSSSDGGFSSNSGGCSGVVVVVVVVVVLYCIGSGSGGGSDGSCGGGSDGSSGSSDGGSGCSGSSVDGRSIGSEGSSGRDNGSSSGGCSGRSGGGGGSGSDGGGRSINTGSSGGGNALLTKWYGMYNDRIFEYKGHISTK comes from the exons ATGGTGCTGCTTTCCCACTTCTCCCTGCTCTTACACCTATATAAACA TGGTGGTGGTGATAGTGGTGGTGGTCGTCGTGGTattggtagtagtagtagtggtggtggtagtggcaGCAGTGGCAGTGGTGGTGGTggaagtggtagtggtggtgaCGGCCGTATTattggtagtggtagtagtagtagtagtagtgatggTGGTTTTAGTAGTAATAGTGGTGGTTGTAGTggtgtagtggtagtggtggtggtggtcgTAGTACTGTactg TATTGGTAGTGGCAGTGGTGGAGGTAGTGATGGTAGTTGTGGTGGTGGTAGTGatggtagtagtggtagtagtgatGGTGGTAGTGGTTGTAGTGGTAGTAGTGTTGATGGTCGTAGTATTGGTAGTGAAGGTAGTAGTGGTCGTGATAatggtagtagtagtggtggttgCAGTGGTagaagtggtggtggtggtggtagtggtagtgatGGTGGTGGTCGTAGTATTAATactggtagtagtggtggtggtaatg CATTGTTAACAAAGTGGTATGGAATGTATAATGACCGAATATTTGAATACAAAGGACATATaagtacaaaatga